The DNA sequence GTAGAAAATCCTCAGATTTGAGCCACACtgattaatattacatttttgttcagttatCAGCCACATATTTGACAGATTCAACTGGAGAAACACAACATCCTCTATATCAGGCTAGCACTGGCGTGCTGTATGTGTGGGTCTGTGGGTCGACAGCTTTTAGTGAGGCTGTCAGTGTGACTGCAGATGGCTCTAACACTCTTTCcctctgcagctgaaacactctGAATATTGACAAAATGTTCTCCTTCTCTGTGCTTTTTAAACCACAGACAGTAATGTTTTCAACTACTCCAACTATATCTAGTTATTCATTAATTACTTTCTAATACGAGGAGTTCCACTGTTACCTTCTGTCCTACCAGACCTGTGACTCAAGTCAAcgaaaatctttctcttctgattaaaatttcatcCCCCAGACTACATAGTGCATTTTTAAGAGAAGAGTCCAAGTAcgtcattttattttcagttaaagTCGgaaaaaatgagtaaataaatcATCCACAGACTGCGAATAAACAACAGCTTTGACATTATAATGTCTCCGTACCATGTTGCAGATTGATaaactgaagttagcatgctaaccagctagcacagGCCCGTACATGTCCACTGCCTAACACTGCCCTGGTCCTGAGCTACCTGTACCTACctacctatatatatatataggtggTCAATTCTTGCATTCTTGCATTCTTCCTAAAGTGGTAGTTCAGGTCTTTTGATCCTTAGCCAGTGTATTTCCTGCAGCAGATGCAATCCTGTCTTTCCTACTTTGTTTGACTCACAGGTGATCTCTGGGAGGGGCAGCAGAAATGCCTGGACAATCGTTGGATACACATAAATATGACTCCGAAACAGAACATGATTACCTGCTCCTTTACCAGATCATCACGTTCATGTTCCAAACTAAAACTTACGTTGAGGATAAATCAGAAAAGTTTGATTGTGAAGCCTCTGCAAACTCTCAAATTATTCTCAAATTATTTCTCTGATCAATCGTGACATCTGATGTGTTGTCCACATGATTGCCGGCTTCTGTGGGAACACATGAAAGACGGAGCTGCCTCACATCTTCAAAGAGCGAGTATGATTTGTTTATTCttacatctctgtctctctgtctctctctctgtctttacagTTCTCTCTGGAGGACGGTGGGAGGGTGACAGCCAGAGGTCAGCCTTCAGCTCCCATTCTCCTCTGCAGCAAACAGGAGATGCCTGAAATGCATTGCAGGTGTTATGATTCAACCTGTAATCAGTTCCTGAAAGTCTTTGCTGTTGTATGAACAgggtgtgtctgctgctgtagATCTTGTTcgaagtgttaaaaaaaaataataatgtgtgtgctGCATAAAGAATGATGCGTCCTGATGAGAAGATCTTTCTTCACAACATGAAAACCTCATTAGTAAAACCTGGAGGAAGGCATTTTGGTCTCTTGTTTGGGTAAATCATGTAAAATCCAGTTAAGCCAGACTGTTAGCTCCCTGACTTCAAAAACAAGAATTATCCTTGCAGTCAGTAAGAGAGTCAGCAAGTCCCTGCTCAGCAATATAATACAGTCATATGTTAGTAAAACACGTCGGACCACATTtgtaaaacacaggaaacattttttctctctgacaatAAAATGACTGTGGATTAATGACACCATACAGGTTTTGATTGTTTCCCTATACACTTTGCTTTCTTGATGCAATTTTGTTTGCCATCAGGCACAAAATCCCCCGGAAAACAAAGACTGGCGGGCAGTCCAGTCTGGCTGACAGCACCATTTCAAATGACTTGATACACTCAGCCTTTGTTCTGTGTCTTTAGTTGTCGCTCTGACAAAAatgatccagtgttttttttttttgcaatcatccatttaaaggaaaagttaacTCAAAGACCTGATATAAAGCCTTGAGATGTGTTGCATGCGCCCGTTTGTCGACTTAACGCAGCTGTGTAGTGTCTAACACCTGATCTGTAATACCATCACCCTATTTAGAAGtgttctgctgttctgtgtgtgtagaaaAAAAGTACCTGAAAGGCCTGCAATGGATAAACAATAGAGAAATAATTCCTTAAGCGGCACACTGGGGTTACAGTTACTGTATATGGAGATTATGACTGCTAAgtatgaaataaacaacagatgaGTATTGCCAGATGATACCCAAGTCCCCAGGAAGGGAGGGGGATGAAAAGGGGGTTTCTGGCTATAACCCAAAAAAAGGAGTTAATCGTGGATAGGGGTATCGATCAGGCCAAAAAGAAGGAGGATCCAAGGGAAACTCCTGGACCAGAATAGTATATAAAGGGAAGCATCAGACAGAGAAATCAGCTCATCCTGGGAGAGCTCACTGCATGTATCTTGCTGTGTGAAATAAATACCTTTGACCTGAGGACCAGCTGTTTCATCCTTGATTCAAGACTCCACCTGTGAGTGTTTGCTTAGTAAAAAGTCAGTTAATTGCTAGTAGCTTTGGATTTTGGCgtaaataatatattttcaaatcaatttggcaTCTCGTGGCTTCCAGAGAATCTTTTTTGGGGGCTGTTTGTGTCCCCATCTCCGTCTgcgtttaggagaatgctgcaacactcactgtgaagctccagaaatgttttgtggactactaAACTGGCCGGTCATGACATTAACATGACATGGAGTAAGAAATTACCTCCAggaatttttatttatttatttattttttaacttgttgCAGCCCTGGTTAGATTTACATCTGCTTTTAGAGGCTTACACACCGTCCCACTTCAACCATGTTGAACCTTACACCCTGTGTAATGGACGGTCGCTTACCAAGACTCACATTAAACCAAAGCGAtgtctacatttaaaaacaaccgGCTTATCCTTTAATCCATAGTATAACCGCTCTGCGCTGATGTCAGTCTGATCTAGTCTCTCTATAAGAACTGAATTAAATCAAGTAATCCATTCTAGCTTTGATTAAAGCAGGTATCACACAGGTGTGATTTGTTATAGCATGCTGGTGAAACTGGAGGTAATTCCTTGTCTTCACGATGAAAAGAAACGAAGGCGTCCTTTGATCCTCTGACGGAGAACGTCTTCATACACTTGGAACAAGAGGAGCTTTCACAGAGACCTGTCAGCGACTCCATGCCGttatgtttgatgtttttcaacCTTATAGCTGGGTTCAACGCAGCCTGGTGCCACACAGGAGACTCTAGGactgaacacatttattaaaagtctttaaaaaaaaaccaacacaaactAACAATaaactaaaaagaaaatcagaaaccaGTATTCAATGTGGCTACTTtcaaaacagctaaaaaaaattTTCACTGAACATCaagtaaaataacaaagaatGAAGCAAACACGATGCTTCAACTAAAACACTTTTTGCTAACACACAAACTTGTTACAACcgttgattaaaaaaaaggaaaaatcaaagCAAGAAGTTGGTTTCTGTCCGAAGTTGTCTACATGAAACCTCGATTGACCTTTTTATGCAATTGGAGTTCATAGTGCAACAATGAGCCGACTCaaccatctcttcttcttcttcttcttcttcttcttcttcttcttcttcttcttcttcttcttcttcttcttcttcttcttcttcttcacatctTCTTTTCACACCCCGCAAGCAAGCACAGACGAGTGGCGAGCTGTGTGTTCAGTTTTAGACTTGTGTATGGCACAGTTGTCGTAGCTTCCATGGAGGCACCGGTATGGTCTTGGTAGAGGTTTGTGTCGGCCACATGTTCAACACAAGCACTTTGAATTCCCCAGGCCTTCACACACATACGTGCTGCTCTGGTTGGCCACATGTATACCTGAGTAGGTATCAACTACAAGAGATGTTATGACTTTACTTAAAACTAAAATCTGTCCACTCATctacctacaaacacacacaaacaacagttgtttttttttttcgctctccctctgtgtcccTGAATGTGTTGGCATTGTTCAGGAGGTGTTTCATCTCCACAGTTTGCCTCTGGATCAGCACCAGGAAAACGACCTCCCAACCATTTCGAAGAACAACTTGTTGGGCTTCCTGAAGTAGCGACACAGCTTCTTAAAGGCCTGGGTGCTCAACGGCGCATGCGGCCTGCCTTTAGACTCGTCCAGGCACTTGTCGTGCCCGGCAGACAGGAGACAGTAGAAGCCCTTTGTGGTGTTGTAGTAGAAGTTGTTGGGGCTTATCCTGGGCGGCAGGTCCAGAAACCTCTCAGCCTTTCTCAGCTCTGGGAAGGGATCCCGAATGAGGGCGTCGCCGTCCACCACGTGGATCTGCTCCCTGGGGAAGACCTCTAGCCAGCGGGCCAGATGCTGGTGGTACAGACTCCTCTGCAGCGCCTTGTACCCAGGGTCGATGTGGCCCTTGTGGATCAGGAGTTCCTCCAGCGGCTGGTAGGGCTTGTGGCGAGTCAGGCGATTATGAAGGACTTGGGTGTAGTCAGAGACCAGCCTCTCAGCCGGGTCCCGGACGATGAGCAACAAACGGACGGCGGGGTTCATGTCCCAGATGCGCACTGGAACCTGAGGGGCAGCAAAGTAGCCTGGGGTCTTCTCCACCGTCAGCTGTCCGGGTAAGGTGAAGGGCATCTGGGCTCGGTACCAGGCCAGGCCCCGGCGGAAGTGCTCCTCCACGTTGAAGTAGTGCACCTAACAAAGGGACAGACGGTGAAAACCTTTCTTTAACAGATCTTTTAGCCTTGCACCATTAAAAAGACAAGCCCTTCTCATTTAGACCTTGTCTTGTCCAAACGTATCTACTCGTTCATGCAGCTTTCCAACTTTGCAGTCCTCACATCAAACTGCCTCGGCAAGGATTCCTCTGTGTACAGCTTCTATGGGACAGGCCTGTCATCATCCATATATTGCAAACCTTATACAGGCTGAGCTGACTTTGTGCTCATTTTATCCAAGCCTCTCCGCACTAATAATAATCACAGAGGAAGAGTTCACCAAGAGTGTGtcacaaattaaatttaaattaaaaggtTCAACTCGATACATGAGTTGAAATGAATGTTCCTTTTTACCAGGTAGGAGACATCCGAGTTTACTTGGGAAGGTGCGCTTGCATGAACTGATTTATGTTTCAGTTGGGGCTTgggttattttgttttgcaccCAGTAAACAACTCAGAGACCACAAGTTATTTTGTAAGGTTGGGAATCACTGGATTAATCTTTAATAACGTTTGGTATTTTACGAGCGCATCTATAATTTTTCCCCGTGTGTTGCAGACGAGTTCAAAAATCGAATGAATATAAAAGTTTGTCCAGTCGGAagatggaaatactcaagtaaggTACCTCAGACTTGTAGGTTGTGCCTGACAAAAATCTTCTCAGTTACTCTTCACAACTGGTGACAGAACAGTTATAAGGTGATGTGACAGTGATCGTTACCTCTGCCTTCGCCACTTCCACATCTGGGTGCAAGTTGAGCATCTCCAGCAGGGCTCTGGTGCCGCCTTTCCGCACCCCAATGATAATAGCTCCGGGCAGCCTCTGCTGGGTGGCATTgtatgtggaggaggaggaggaggatgaagaggagtcaGAAGAGGAGCTGGAGCCCCCGCTGCGTAATTCCCTTaagcacacagacagctgagtctgcagcagcagaagcaccAGCAGTGCTAGTAGCACTGTCCACAGCAtggtgccacacacacacacacacacacacacacacacacacacacacacacacacacacagaggtggagTGGAGGTTATGTGCACACACTCATGAAGCTCTTGGACTTGTACAGAGTCGTGCTTGTTATCAGTCAGCAGGGGGCCTCAGGAGGAAGCTCTTGAATTAGACGACCTAGGAGCCCAGAAAAAGAGATGGTTATTGTCCACTTTTGGTGTCTCACTTAGATGGTTATCATCAAGTGTATCACAGATACAGACTGTCGCACTTGAAACTGCAgcgtcaaaaacaaaaaaaacaaaaaaaaaactcttatcTTCTGTCTGCGAACATCGTACCAAGGTTGAGGCAGTAATTGAAGCAAagtccaaaagaaaaagacatacAGTGTATTAAATGCAGTTATGTCACCACACGACAACATCTGCACGTCTGCAGATGGAAGTTACTGGAAGATACAGTACCAGATTTCCTaaggactttaaaaaaaagaaaaaccaagactagaaatgtgaaatgtttcctTTGAGCGGGGGAGGACGCAGTGTCGGCTTCACTCAGAGCATAACAGTGTGTATAGTCACAGAGCGCTTCTTTTCATCTTACGTAGATGCAGTGTAGGTAATGCCTGCGCGACTGTTTCATGATCCCATGTGTCAGGGACGGCTCTGCAATCTAATATGCCATTTTACACAGTTTCTGTCCAAGCGGCAGTGGTTTCAGCCCAGAATATAGGGCTGAGATGTGATTATGGCGAGAAGATGCTAAAATATTCATCTACATCtaaagcagaaagagagatgatGCATTGAAAATTAATGCTGTTCCGAGGTTTAGGGTCACCCCGAGGAGCACTTACACCCCTCTGAGTTCAGCTGAACCATTACTACAGTACGGAGGACAAGCTGTAGTGTACGCTCGATGTCTGGATGCGGCTGTTTGTCCCTTGGGGTCGGGTTTGAGGAGATTTCCTGTGGGAGAAGTATTCAGCTCCTTTGCTTTAATTAAGCAAACCTGCCaatacaaaaatgtgtaaatatgtagTTTAGGAGAGGAAATTCgaactcagaattgtaataatCACAATATCATTGATGtataatgaggtaataatacaaacatagacatatacattttttccattactgaataaacaagttgctctcagaggaaaataaggtcccagatcactgtttgaagctagaaaggtggcagagtccgccGCATATAAACAAacggtatgaaattgtgttttcctttgagctcagtttgttcattcagttattaGTTAGACATGAaatgtttgtattgtattgtaggTTATTGTGTTTCTTTGGCCTCCAAAGGGTCACAAGATCAATCTGAGCATTAATCtataagagagggagagagggaaaacattCTGATACACAAATCTAGATTTATAATTTCGATTTTACGTTAGTTTTTGTCTGTAAATCATTGGATAATTAAACCTCTTCGGGTCAGACAGGTTATATGAAAGAAGTCCAGAGGTGAAATGTCTGTTTGGTGACTCTGCTGAAAACTTGGAGAAGTCTGAAACATGACAAGGACCCACAGTGACGCACTGTCACAATGTGAGTGGAGTCAGAAGTACGATAATCCCCTCTGAGAAGGATAAAGTTCTAGAATATGGAAACAGTAAAGAAGTACCTCAAACAGCCCATGATCAGCAAATAACTGCACtgaaactgtttatttcattaacaTTCATACTGCTGGATAAAATACTGTATTATGTTCAGAGACAGTGAATAGAGAAGCGCTCTCTGTGGGCCCTTGAGCAAGACATGTGCACCCCCATGTGTTGGAGCAGAGCTGACCAGCTGCCTGACCGCACAGCTCCCATCATTTTGCCttgatgataaaacatttttctgttactgatcttcactgcagctgcaaatgAAGTATGGCATTCTGTCAGCGCTGGGTCGGGTGAATATGGAAACACAGCACTGGCATCAAAACAGTCCTGGAATTGTTTGCAGCGGTGTATTTCCCAACAACTTTTTCTTAACGACGATCAAACCTTCGAGCGAGGATTCCTTGAAATAAACTCTCctgctttgtttctgctgttgctgttactgttgttattgAGCCGAAGCCGCCCTGATGCGACGGTGAGATATTAATTAGTGTAACAATGTTCTGGTTCAGAGGAGGAACCCTGTCTAGCGTTGTTCCTGTGGCGGGGCGTTAATTGCACCTTCAGGGAGCGTCGCTGCACCCACGACCTTCTGTGCTATCCCCTGGCCTGGTGACATTGTCGTCATCGTTGTTGCAACATTTGCCATCCCTCAGTGTAAAGCGGGGTGTGGTTTGGTGCAGGCGCTTTGGACGTGGTAACCCTTCATCATGGCGATGCAGCTTCAGACCAGCTGATATCGAAAATGTGTGTGACGTCACTTACAGTAACTTGCAAATGCATGTAGATTTTAACTGGTCCAACATTATTCCAGAGGAAGATTAAACACTtccttctttttgtctgttcattatattttttattcattacttaaaaaaaaaggggaaaaaaagtcataGTCATGGTTGAGAACTGAGAAGCTGCACTTGATGACCTGAAAATCTATTTCTTTTTCGTCCAAGGTGCAGTATCAccagtcacacagacagacatgagatgAAAGTACAGTTAAAAGAATTATTAATGACGCTTCTCACCCGCTGCACGGTGATGTTGAACTTTTACCCACAGGGCAACATTATAGATTACAGATGGCCAGAAATAGCTTGAAGAGATCCTTAGTCcaagtggctgaatgttatcaatagCACCTTTAATAATTGTTAAAAATAACCTTTCTCtcattatggaaaaaaatgtgcctttttatttcttcaataTTCACCATTTcctctcaggttttttttaagtgcaaaTTAAAGATGCATTTAATAAGGGGGATGGAAACCTACCTACCGTTTCTTTAACCTCAAACCTTCTTGACATTCATTACTTCTTATTTACTGGCCGACATATACAACACCAATACTGATATATCTCAGGCCTAGGAGGGACCCCgaacattttctttcacaatgACTCTACATATTACTCTACCCTGCGTTCTGGTACTTAATGTACATTAGCTGCTGACAGCAAGAGGAAGCATTTACAGTCATCATTCTGATGCGTGATGGCAAACTGTGGGATGATGCAAATCACTGTGTGAAGTCTGCAGTTCATGTGTGAGCGCGGGAGCGAGCAACAGAGACAAAGGGAGTGATCTTT is a window from the Acanthopagrus latus isolate v.2019 chromosome 5, fAcaLat1.1, whole genome shotgun sequence genome containing:
- the hs3st1l2 gene encoding heparan sulfate (glucosamine) 3-O-sulfotransferase 1-like 2, translated to MLWTVLLALLVLLLLQTQLSVCLRELRSGGSSSSSDSSSSSSSSSTYNATQQRLPGAIIIGVRKGGTRALLEMLNLHPDVEVAKAEVHYFNVEEHFRRGLAWYRAQMPFTLPGQLTVEKTPGYFAAPQVPVRIWDMNPAVRLLLIVRDPAERLVSDYTQVLHNRLTRHKPYQPLEELLIHKGHIDPGYKALQRSLYHQHLARWLEVFPREQIHVVDGDALIRDPFPELRKAERFLDLPPRISPNNFYYNTTKGFYCLLSAGHDKCLDESKGRPHAPLSTQAFKKLCRYFRKPNKLFFEMVGRSFSWC